Genomic segment of Ralstonia pickettii:
GAGGTCGCCAACGCGCTGTACACGTCGCAGCCCGGCGTGTCGCGCCAGATTCGCGAGCTGGAGGATGAACTGGGCGTGGAGATTTTCGAGCGGTACGGCAAGCGCCTGACGGGCCTGACCGAACCGGGCCGGGAGATCGTCCGCATTGTCGAGCGCCTGCTGCTCGAGGCCGAAAACCTGCGCCAGGCCGGCGAGGAATTCTCCGGCCGACAATCGGGCCGCCTGACCGTGGCGACGACGCACACGCAAGCGCGCTATGCGCTGCCCAAGGTGGTGCAGTCGTTCCGCAAGGAATATCCGCACGTCACGCTGGCGCTGCAGGAAGCGTCGCCTTCGCACATCGTCGAGCTGCTGCTGACCGGGCAGGCCGATATCGGCATCGCCACCGAGGCGGTGGCCAACGAGCCGGGGCTGACGTCGTTCGAGGCGTACCGCTGGCGCCACGTGCTGGTAGTCAGCCCGGACCATCCGCTGACCAAGAACCCGCTCCCGACGTTGGAAGACGTGGCGCAATACCCGCTCATCACGTACGACGCCGGTTTTACGGGCCGACGCAACATCGACGCGGCATTTGCCAGTGCCGGCCTGCACCCCGAGATCGTGCTGACTGCCATGGACGCCGACGTGATCAAGACCTACGTGGCGCTGGACGTGGGCGTGGGCATCATCGCGTCGATGGCGTATGACGGACGCAAGGACGACAACCTTGTCTGCATCGGCGCGGACCATCTGTTCGAGCCGAATACCACGCGTGTGGCGGTGCGCCGTGGCGCGTACCTGCGTGGCTATGCGCACGACTTCATCGGGATGTTTGCGCCGCATCTGTCGCGCGAAACGGTAGCGGAGGCCGTGGCTTCGACGGTGGTGTCGCAGTCGGTGCGAGAGGTGCTGGCGGCGTAATCGTCCCGCCCTCGGGGCCGGCTGCGCGCCGTTCATCCGTCCAATCGCACCATTC
This window contains:
- a CDS encoding CysB family HTH-type transcriptional regulator; amino-acid sequence: MNFQQLRSIREAVRRQFNLTEVANALYTSQPGVSRQIRELEDELGVEIFERYGKRLTGLTEPGREIVRIVERLLLEAENLRQAGEEFSGRQSGRLTVATTHTQARYALPKVVQSFRKEYPHVTLALQEASPSHIVELLLTGQADIGIATEAVANEPGLTSFEAYRWRHVLVVSPDHPLTKNPLPTLEDVAQYPLITYDAGFTGRRNIDAAFASAGLHPEIVLTAMDADVIKTYVALDVGVGIIASMAYDGRKDDNLVCIGADHLFEPNTTRVAVRRGAYLRGYAHDFIGMFAPHLSRETVAEAVASTVVSQSVREVLAA